In Oncorhynchus nerka isolate Pitt River linkage group LG21, Oner_Uvic_2.0, whole genome shotgun sequence, the following are encoded in one genomic region:
- the LOC135563676 gene encoding interferon beta-like, which translates to MAIQTITWMSAFLCLVQVFSMPMPCQLQGQLVRTTHNLLRDMGGHFPLKCLQENVFMAFPATSFATSGAPQLSSSAAKAIYETLKKIDTLFGTDELPTMWDQQKLEYFQNIIYRQIEESECMSSVDTSDYPIRAEGLKTYFGNIAAVLKEKNFSYCAWEVVRKELLYTLEFILKHTSDSLLWSNRT; encoded by the exons ATGGCAATTCAGACTATCACTTGGATGAGCGCCTTCCTCTGCCTCGTGCAAGTGTTCTCGATGCCCATGCCTTGCCAGCTACAAGGACAGCTGGTGCGAACAACCCACAACCTACTGAGAGACAtg GGGGGTCATTTTCCTCTGAAGTGCCTGCAGGAGAATGTCTTCATGGCATTCCCAGCCACCTCATTTGCAACCTCCGGGGCGCCACAG TTGAGCAGCAGTGCTGCTAAGGCTATTTATGAGACATTGAAGAAAATCGACACATTGTTCGGAACTGACGAACTGCCGACAATGTGGGACCAACAGAAGTTGGAGTATTTTCAGAACATTATCTACCGTCAGATTGAAGAGAGCGAGTGT ATGAGCAGTGTGGATACAAGTGATTATCCCATCAGGGCAGAGGGCCTGAAGACATACTTTGGGAACATTGCAGCAGTTTTAAAAGAAAAG AATTTCAGTTACTGCGCCTGGGAAGTGGTTCGAAAAGAGCTCCTGTACACCCTAGAATTCATTCTGAAACACACCTCTGACAGCCTTCTGTGGTCCAACAGAACATGA
- the LOC135563677 gene encoding interferon beta-like, with the protein MAIQTITWMSAFLCLVQVFSMPMPCQLQGQLVRTTHNLLRDMGGHFPLECLQENVFMAFPATSFATSGAPQLSSSAAKAIYETLKNIDTLFGTDELPTMWDQQKLEYFQNIIYRQIEESECMSSVDTSDYPIRAEGLKTYFGNIAAVLKEKNFSYCAWEVVRKELLYTLEFILKHTSDSLLWSNRT; encoded by the exons ATGGCAATTCAGACTATCACTTGGATGAGCGCCTTCCTCTGCCTCGTGCAAGTGTTCTCGATGCCCATGCCTTGCCAGCTACAAGGACAGCTGGTGCGAACAACCCACAACCTACTGAGAGACAtg GGGGGTCATTTTCCTCTGGAGTGCCTGCAGGAGAATGTCTTCATGGCATTCCCAGCCACCTCATTTGCAACCTCCGGGGCGCCACAG TTGAGCAGCAGTGCTGCTAAGGCTATTTATGAGACATTGAAGAACATCGACACATTGTTCGGAACTGACGAACTGCCGACAATGTGGGACCAACAGAAGTTGGAGTATTTTCAGAACATTATCTACCGTCAGATTGAAGAGAGCGAGTGT ATGAGCAGTGTGGATACAAGTGATTATCCCATCAGGGCAGAGGGCCTGAAAACATACTTTGGGAACATTGCAGCAGTTTTAAAAGAAAAG AATTTCAGTTACTGCGCCTGGGAAGTGGTTCGAAAAGAGCTCCTGTACACCCTAGAATTCATTCTGAAACACACCTCTGACAGCCTTCTGTGGTCCAACAGAACATGA
- the LOC115103591 gene encoding uncharacterized protein LOC115103591: MAIQTITWMSAFLCLVQVFSMPMPCQLQGQLVRTTHNLLRDMGGHFPLECLQENVFMAFPATSFATSGAPQLSSSAAKAIYETLKNIDTLFGTDELPTMWDQQKLEYFQNIIYRQIEESECMSSVDTSDYPIRAEGLKTYFGNIAAVLKEKNFSYCAWEVVRKELLYTLEFILKHTSDSLLWSNRNHLSTIRMAIQTITWMSAFLCLVQVFSMPMPCQLQGQLVRTTHNLLRDMGGHFPLECLQENVFMAFPATSFATSGAPQLSSSAAKAIYETLKNIDTLFGTDELPTMWDQQKLEYFQNIIYRQIEESECMSSVDTSDYPIRAEGLKTYFGNIAAVLKEKNFSYCAWEVVRKELLYTLEFILKHTSDSLLWSNRT, encoded by the exons ATGGCAATTCAGACTATCACTTGGATGAGCGCCTTCCTCTGCCTCGTGCAAGTGTTCTCGATGCCCATGCCTTGCCAGCTACAAGGACAGCTGGTGCGAACAACCCACAACCTACTGAGAGACATG GGGGGTCATTTTCCTCTGGAGTGCCTGCAGGAGAATGTCTTCATGGCATTCCCAGCCACCTCATTTGCAACCTCCGGGGCGCCACAG TTGAGCAGCAGTGCTGCTAAGGCTATTTATGAGACATTGAAGAACATCGACACATTGTTCGGAACTGACGAACTGCCGACAATGTGGGACCAACAGAAGTTGGAGTATTTTCAGAACATTATCTACCGTCAGATTGAAGAGAGCGAGTGT ATGAGCAGTGTGGATACAAGTGATTATCCCATCAGGGCAGAGGGCCTGAAAACATACTTTGGGAACATTGCAGCAGTTTTAAAAGAAAAG AATTTCAGTTACTGCGCCTGGGAAGTGGTTCGAAAAGAGCTCCTGTACACCCTAGAATTCATTCTGAAACACACCTCTGACAGCCTTCTGTGGTCCAACAGAA ATCATCTATCTACCATAAGAATGGCAATTCAGACTATCACTTGGATGAGCGCCTTCCTCTGCCTCGTGCAAGTGTTCTCGATGCCCATGCCTTGCCAGCTACAAGGACAGCTGGTGCGAACAACCCACAACCTACTGAGAGACAtg GGGGGTCATTTTCCTCTGGAGTGCCTGCAGGAGAATGTCTTCATGGCATTCCCAGCCACCTCATTTGCAACCTCCGGGGCGCCACAG TTGAGCAGCAGTGCTGCTAAGGCTATTTATGAGACATTGAAGAACATCGACACATTGTTCGGAACTGACGAACTGCCGACAATGTGGGACCAACAGAAGTTGGAGTATTTTCAGAACATTATCTACCGTCAGATTGAAGAGAGCGAGTGT ATGAGCAGTGTGGATACAAGTGATTATCCCATCAGGGCAGAGGGCCTGAAAACATACTTTGGGAACATTGCAGCAGTTTTAAAAGAAAAG AATTTCAGTTACTGCGCCTGGGAAGTGGTTCGAAAAGAGCTCCTGTACACCCTAGAATTCATTCTGAAACACACCTCTGACAGCCTTCTGTGGTCCAACAGAACATGA
- the LOC135563678 gene encoding interferon beta-like, translating into MAIQTITWMSAFLCLVQVFSMPMPCQLQGQLVRTTHNLLRDMGGHFPLECLQENVFMAFPATSFATSGAPQLSSSAAKAIYETLKNIDTLFGTDELPTMWDQQKLEYFQNIIYRQIEESECMSSVDTSDYPIRAEGLKTYFGNIAAVLKEKNFSYCAWEVVRKELLYTLEFILKHTSDSLLWSNRT; encoded by the exons ATGGCAATTCAGACTATCACTTGGATGAGCGCCTTCCTCTGCCTCGTGCAAGTGTTCTCGATGCCCATGCCTTGCCAGCTACAAGGACAGCTGGTGCGAACAACCCACAACCTACTGAGAGACAtg GGGGGTCATTTTCCTCTGGAGTGCCTTCAGGAGAATGTCTTCATGGCATTCCCAGCCACCTCATTTGCAACCTCCGGGGCGCCACAG TTGAGCAGCAGTGCTGCTAAGGCTATTTATGAGACATTGAAGAACATCGACACATTGTTCGGAACTGACGAACTGCCGACAATGTGGGACCAACAGAAGTTGGAGTATTTTCAGAACATTATCTACCGTCAGATTGAAGAGAGCGAGTGT ATGAGCAGTGTGGATACAAGTGATTATCCCATCAGGGCAGAGGGCCTGAAAACATACTTTGGGAACATTGCAGCAGTTTTAAAAGAAAAG AATTTCAGTTACTGCGCCTGGGAAGTGGTTCGAAAAGAGCTCCTGTACACCCTAGAATTCATTCTGAAACACACCTCTGACAGCCTTCTGTGGTCCAACAGAACATGA